In the Wyeomyia smithii strain HCP4-BCI-WySm-NY-G18 chromosome 2, ASM2978416v1, whole genome shotgun sequence genome, one interval contains:
- the LOC129722692 gene encoding titin homolog: MVVSKDGKRRRKVGSAVTAGAANSSTNNNAVTSGPSAGASSGNASRGGAGTSTVGGSTAASHSAARESPERDLSPPEVPKRPKVQAQRKFAQGQGAASTSAYLNFTTNPPNPVKDAQNRSQNASDTDPIPELLPNMRPNTEDFLTFLCFRGTPVLPPSLDFFNTQATAASGSGRQVASSSSASSGSAVQQVASPALASTSKKKEDPKPVTKHTADVKQQNEVEQKKPDSVPTEKPTFMPFAVRKRAEQHPENRRVQTVQALRKKYHEQRMAKLRVTAYSKQTRGNNIKGRPELDDDEEQVEVTKKIENQIKKDEIKKISVSKKKQIEKKVTKKLAKGTKKEDLQELIDVKVVLNKDDVEMKATEPENAVPVETVEQNTPVKDASKEMPKTSGKSTKKKPALVAVKEKRTTRLSVLRSPPQQLEPPVKCPTPVPQLDEPESEQPITEKDFSSDDDEPLLKRAAVKKKQNVRQDRRKGRKSDPLPEKASTEEEPPVEKKTRRSESINRRSDAVSKKVEAGDSSPAVQKRTVRGRKTKDSPQSNISSPPTEPARVMEKKQSVEEPVIAKEKQNLPESNPEQKVSPKPAAKKTVASSSRKKKPEPTPLNVEPPEVEQKKAKKTPEPPVEVSTRPSRKTKEAATLYMELIGRRLNHDDKSDDDASSLDSLELPNVRKLEQMENELKANAGKKESKVSSAKKGRKKEEEKTKQKQENSKVNVDKDEHTKKEDIKQLEKSFSDSDEEPLATKFQRKKQQIRQKLKQKGRKSSPKKTPAKVTPLKKAPSIESIVELTIVENTPAEPATPSAPSPVKALEQQTGFSSTPKSTTPVKTSPKLSTPVKTSSPKMSSTPQMLSLPPQLGSPTDGLRSPGTDDLNSTRVNKSHDNTFQSTAAVVADQSLSPTKQFTAPAAMATQQQPFIRSIKQNPVSSLDVSLDKPAPQPEIPFNRNVKNDFNLDESDFMKGFEQGSPTSPVTPKSNSLLGNLLPSKEESEKIFGIASVSLAQSSGPLDTKCTLGKCGSVHKPPLGPPVLTESLLGGHLSPRDRRKTKVNMTHEQIQKWIDETSWSAVPDDLDADLKILETPKTPTPTPPSAAAWEKLVESKSELVAEVAASVPVTPVTTVVKKEEETKPTTPQPSGSSSRGPTLKAKPVPVKPEKEAEPEPVAETVKAPEKKSSKEEVKEETKSKTTTKIRSPSPPKKDAKKETRKTKVDTPTVTSTVTTAVTTTTATTTTGTPAPSVADRKPIYKQGRTPVYKQEALKSQKAAQASNKFGAFSPDNEPSVYSFDNDDSFVPVATPFRRHSSRRESCNSSVRDEVQAPALSSGSKKPEPAVPNEEKAGSSSTAFQKPVSLSTPTKAAAVQPAVSLTLSPEDGAKSAAITVPLEEQQQQQQKSKEDTVKKEEKKSNAEDSDDDGHTFYIPLQGPNTAGTGKTDQLIQGVAVKLGTEGPEGPNQRVIMHAKLVTKAQMGSNTTPIPESMNVQELVKSLMTAGPGMSKDGISKMVPVGTVQPRFKSSDSVSTRDKSPVAPPPVATTPTVPVAPEDTVRGGGLSRINSNSSLSSSQRSKPVKGAGKAKLDTTQVQPANNTAFPRRDDPAQMVEAPVFKPNDKEFHDPIEYIERIAPVAARFGICRIIPPASFKPECRITDDMRFMAYNQYVHKMLHRWGPSAKEYAAIKKYLATQSINLQNPPLIGGMEVDLPRLYHTVQELGGLKEVIEKKKWARVAEDMCIPKAAHDRVSKLDDIYCKYLLPYDTLSPAERQKLFDEVEADWAKREAKARRNADKCVSSETRNSEDSDDDEEESNEEEEDDEFSMECIMKGRNMPLNQFFRIARNTMSLWFKNSEPTVPEIESEYWRHVAVRDSHVCVHSGSIDSSAYGFGFPAPKVKGSSCARHPWNLKVLTNNNSSILRSLGPVMGITIPTLHVGMLFSACCWYRDPHGLPWIEYLHTGASKIWYGVPDDQNSNFRTALTALVPTHCQNKTIWLPCDTAMVPPHMLTDRNVSLCRTEQQPGQFVVVFPRAYTSSLCTGYAVSESVYFASTSWLDTAKEDFRDIQESCEPTMFSVEQLVFSIANDQRSNHDTLVQILPMISDIYDKEKQQRQTVKDHGVIKSEKIESKKKTASLEEFECDICRANLYLSLIRVKIISDDESVDDEDRIYCLKHGIKFLSDSRLPAKFCQLAYTYSLEDIEDLLRKLQDRVANRKTPKVAASGSASGGGRGKSSLHLASTSSQSSSSYQAPSHSKYAGMATMLK, encoded by the exons ACCCAAAGTGCAAGCCCAGCGTAAGTTCGCCCAAGGCCAAGGTGCCGCATCGACGTCGGCCTACCTTAATTTCACAACAAATCCCCCAAATCCGGTAAAAGATGCTCAAAACCGATCCCAGAACGCGTCCGATACTGATCCGATCCCTGAACTGCTGCCCAATATGCGTCCGAACACGGAAGATTTCCTTACATTCCTGTGCTTCCGAGGAACTCCGGTACTGCCACCGAGCTTGGACTTTTTCAACACCCAAGCGACGGCAGCCTCAGGATCGGGTAGACAAGTTGCTTCCTCATCGTCTGCCTCTAGTGGTAGTGCGGTCCAGCAGGTGGCGTCACCCGCTTTGGCTTCTACGTCTAAGAAGAAAGAAGATCCAAAACCGGTAACCAAACACACTGCTGATGTGAAACAGCAAAACGAGGTGGAACAGAAGAAACCTGATTCCGTACCCACAGAAAAACCGACCTTCATGCCTTTTGCGGTAAGAAAACGGGCTGAACAACATCCGGAAAATCGGAGAGTTCAAACGGTTCAAgctttaagaaaaaaatatcacgagCAACGGATGGCTAAACTGAGAGTTACAGCCTACAGTAAGCAAACCCGAGGAAACAACATCAAAGGCAGACCTGAGCTTGACGATGATGAGGAGCAAGTGGAGGTTACaaagaaaattgaaaaccaAATAAAAAAGGATGAGATCAAAAAGATTTCCGTTTCGAAAAAGAAACAAATCGAGAAGAAAGTCACAAAAAAGTTGGCTAAAGGTACTAAGAAGGAAGATTTACAGGAATTGATCGATGTTAAAGTAGTCCTTAATAAAGATGATGTTGAAATGAAAGCTACGGAACCAGAGAATGCTGTCCCGGTGGAGACAGTGGAACAAAATACGCCTGTTAAGGATGCGTCAAAGGAGATGCCTAAAACTAGTGGTAAAAGTACCAAAAAGAAACCAGCCTTAGTGGCTGTAAAAGAAAAACGAACAACTAGACTTTCTGTTCTGAGAAGTCCACCACAGCAATTGGAGCCTCCCGTGAAATGTCCTACTCCAGTTCCTCAACTCGATGAACCGGAATCAGAACAACCCATTACGGAAAAAGATTTCTCATCGGACGATGACGAGCCATTACTAAAAAGAGCAGCTGTCAAGAAAAAACAAAACGTACGACAGGATCGTCGGAAGGGACGCAAATCAGATCCACTGCCGGAAAAGGCCTCAACAGAGGAAGAACCACCAGTTGAGAAGAAGACTCGTCGTTCAGAATCGATCAATCGAAGATCCGATGCAGTTTCTAAAAAAGTCGAAGCTGGGGATTCATCGCCAGCAGTTCAGAAAAGAACTGTTCGAGGTAGAAAAACGAAAGATTCTCCTCAGTCTAATATTTCCTCACCTCCCACGGAACCCGCTCGGGTTATGGAAAAGAAGCAGTCGGTTGAAGAGCCGGTAATTGCAAAAGAGAAACAGAACCTTCCAGAATCTAATCCAGAACAAAAAGTGTCCCCGAAACCCGCTGCTAAGAAAACGGTTGCTAGTAGtagtcggaaaaagaaacctgaaCCTACTCCCTTAAATGTAGAACCACCAGAGGTGGAGCAGAAGAAGGCGAAAAAGACTCCGGAGCCACCAGTGGAAGTTAGTACTCGTCCTAGCCGCAAAACGAAAGAAGCAGCAACTCTTTACATGGAGCTGATCGGTCGCAGATTGAATCACGACGATAAATCAGATGACGATGCTTCTTCGCTAGACAGCTTGGAACTGCCAAACGTAAGGAAACTTGAGCAAATGGAAAACGAGTTGAAGGCTAACGCAGGTAAAAAAGAatccaaagtgtcttcagcgaAGAAAGGTcgaaaaaaggaagaagaaaaGACCAAACAAAAACAGGAAAATTCCAAAGTCAACGTAGACAAGGACGAGCATACGAAGAAAGAGGACATTAAGCAACTGGAAAAAAGTTTTAGTGACTCGGATGAAGAACCGCTGGCCACCAAATTTCAACGCAAGAAACAACAAATCCGTCAAAAACTTAAACAAAAAGGCAGAAAATCGTCTCCGAAAAAGACCCCAGCCAAAGTTACTCCACTCAAGAAAGCTCCTTCCATTGAATCTATTGTCGAACTCACTATAGTCGAAAATACGCCGGCCGAACCTGCGACTCCCAGTGCCCCTTCACCAGTGAAAGCATTGGAGCAACAGACCGGGTTTTCAAGTACACCTAAATCTACAACACCCGTGAAAACCTCCCCGAAACTGTCCACTCCCGTGAAAACGTCAAGTCCTAAAATGTCGTCCACTCCACAAATGCTAAGTCTTCCGCCCCAACTTGGTAGCCCTACCGATGGATTACGTTCTCCTGGCACCGATGATCTGAACTCAACTCGCGTCAATAAATCGCACGATAACACATTCCAATCTACGGCAGCAGTGGTTGCCGATCAAAGTCTTTCACCAACGAAACAATTCACAGCACCGGCCGCAATGGCTACCCAGCAACAACCATTCATACGCTCCATCAAACAAAATCCTGTTAGTTCACTGGATGTTAGTTTAGATAAACCAGCACCTCAACCGGAAATTCCCTTCAACCGAAATGTGAAGAACGATTTCAATCTTGACGAATCCGATTTTATGAAAGGATTCGAACAAGGCTCCCCAACATCGCCAGTGACTCCAAAATCCAACTCACTGCTGGGCAATCTTCTACCGAGTAAGGAAGAATCGGAAAAGATATTTGGTATTGCGAGCGTCAGTTTAGCACAAAGTTCTGGCCCACTGGACACTAAATGTACATTGGGAAAATGCGGCTCGGTTCACAAACCTCCGCTAGGGCCACCGGTTTTAACAGAATCTCTACTCGGTGGTCATCTTTCTCCGCGAGACCGGCGGAAAACGAAAGTTAATATGACTCACGAACAGATTCAGAAGTGGATAGACGAAACGTCATGGTCTGCGGTGCCGGATGATTTGGACGCTGACTTGAAGATACTGGAAACACCTAAAACACCAACTCCCACACCGCCCTCGGCAGCAGCATGGGAGAAACTTGTAGAAAGCAAATCAGAGCTGGTTGCCGAAGTGGCCGCTTCTGTACCAGTAACGCCAGTAACTACAGTTGTAAAGAAAGAGGAAGAGACAAAACCGACAACGCCGCAACCCAGTGGAAGTAGTTCACGCGGACCAACACTAAAAGCGAAACCGGTTCCAGTCAAGCCAGAAAAAGAAGCTGAGCCTGAACCTGTAGCGGAGACTGTCAAAGCACCGGAAAAGAAATCATCGAAGGAAGAAGTTAAGGAAGAAACTAAATCCAAAACTACAACTAAGATTCGGTCACCTTCACCTCCGAAAAAAGATGCGAAAAAGGAGACGCGGAAAACGAAAGTAGATACTCCGACGGTAACTTCGACAGTTACAACTGCCGTTACGACTACTACTGCAACGACCACCACGGGAACACCAGCACCATCGGTTGCCGATCGGAAACCAATTTACAAGCAGGGTAGAACTCCCGTTTATAAGCAAGAGGCCTTAAAATCACAGAAAGCGGCTCAGGCTTCCAACAAATTTGGGGCTTTCTCGCCGGACAACGAACCTAGTGTGTACTCGTTTGATAACGACGATAGCTTCGTGCCAGTGGCCACACCCTTCAGGCGACACAGCAGCCGCAGGGAGTCGTGTAATTCATCCGTTAGAGATGAGGTACAGGCGCCGGCACTCAGCTCAGGTTCGAAAAAACCAGAACCTGCTGTTCCCAATGAGGAAAAGGCTGGTTCGTCTAGCACAGCATTCCAGAAACCTGTCAGTTTGAGCACACCGACTAAAGCAGCGGCTGTTCAGCCAGCTGTTAGTTTGACGCTAAGCCCCGAAGATGGTGCCAAGTCAGCAGCTATTACTGTACCACTCgaagagcagcagcagcaacagcaaaagAGCAAAGAAGATACCGTTAAAAAAGAAGAGAAGAAATCAAATGCAGAAGACTCTGACGATGACGGTCACACCTTTTACATTCCACTACAGGGTCCCAACACGGCGGGAACTGGCAAGACCGATCAGCTTATTCAAGGTGTGGCTGTTAAACTTGGCACCGAGGGTCCTGAGGGTCCCAATCAGAGGGTAATCATGCATGCCAAACTAGTCACTAAGGCTCAGATGGGCTCTAACACAACACCGATACCGGAGTCAATGAACGTTCAAGAGCTGGTGAAGAGTCTGATGACTGCGGGACCAGGAATGAGCAAAGATGGAATTTCCAAAATGGTTCCTGTCGGAACCGTTCAACCTCGATTTAAATCGAGCGATTCGGTTTCCACAAGAGACAAGTCTCCGGTAGCACCACCACCAGTTGCAACCACACCAACCGTTCCGGTCGCTCCGGAAGACACGGTAAGAGGTGGTGGTCTTTCGCGTATCAATTCTAACTCCTCTCTGAGTTCATCACAACGTTCGAAACCGGTAAAAGGTGCTGGCAAGGCGAAATTGGATACAACTCAAGTGCAACCTGCCAACAACACAGCTTTTCCAAGGCGGGATGATCCAGCGCAGATGGTTGAAGCACCGGTTTTCAAACCGAACGATAAGGAATTTCACGATCCAATCGAGTATATAGAACGTATTGCACCGGTGGCTGCTCGGTTTGGTATTTGTCGAATCATTCCACCGGCTAGCTTCAAGCCGGAATGTAGAATTACAGACGATATGCGCTTTATGGCTTACAATCAGTATGTTCACAAGATGCTGCATCGATGGGGTCCTAGCGCTAAAGAGTATGCAGCCATTAAGAAATATTTAGCCACACAAAGCATTAATCTGCAGAATCCACCGTTGATCGGTGGGATGGAAGTGGATTTACCGAGACTGTACCACACTGTGCAGGAACTGGGTGGTTTGAAGGAAGTTATCGAAAAGAAAAAATGGGCTCGAGTGGCTGAGGACATGTGCATTCCAAAAGCAGCGCACGATCGTGTTTCGAAGTTAGATGATATCTACTGTAAATACCTACTTCCCTATGACACTCTTTCGCCAGCAGAGCGCCAGAAGCTGTTTGATGAGGTGGAAGCTGATTGGGCCAAGCGAGAGGCGAAAGCACGACGTAATGCGGATAAGTGCGTCAGTTCGGAAACACGCAATAGCGAAGATTCGGATGATGACGAAGAAGAGTCCAATGAGGAAGAGGAAGATGACGAGTTCTCAATGGAATGTATAATGAAGGGAAGAAATATGCCATTGAATCAGTTCTTCCGAATTGCCCGGAATACGATGTCACTGTGGTTTAAAAACTCCGAACCAACCGTGCCAGAAATCGAAAGTGAATACTGGCGTCACGTGGCTGTTCGAGATAGTCACGTGTGTGTCCATTCTGGCTCAATAGATTCCAGTGCGTATGGTTTCGGTTTTCCTGCTCCGAAAGTTAAAGGTTCATCGTGTGCGCGGCATCCTTGGAATCTGAAGGTTTTGACCAACAACAACAGCTCGATTCTTCGCTCGCTTGGACCAGTAATGGGTATAACCATTCCTACGCTGCACGTCGGAATGCTGTTTAGTGCCTGCTGCTGGTACCGAGATCCCCACGGGCTGCCGTGGATCGAATATCTGCATACTGGTGCTAGTAAGATTTGGTACGGTGTTCCCGACGATCAGAACTCAAACTTCCGGACTGCACTAACGGCGTTAGTTCCAACGCACTGCCAGAACAAAACAATCTGGCTTCCTTGTGATACAGCAATGGTACCACCCCATATGTTAACGGATCGAAATGTATCGCTGTGTCGAACCGAACAGCAACCAGGCCAATTCGTAGTGGTTTTCCCAAGAGCCTACACCTCTAGCTTGTGCACCGGTTATGCTGTTTCTGAGAGTGTGTACTTTGCCTCCACTTCATGGCTCGATACTGCAAAGGAAGATTTTCGG GATATCCAGGAAAGCTGCGAACCAACCATGTTCTCTGTAGAACAGCTGGTATTCTCTATCGCTAATGACCAGCGCAGTAATCATGATACCTTGGTGCAGATACTGCCGATGATCAGTGATATCTATGACAAAGAAAAGCAACAACGCCAAACAGTAAAG GATCACGGTGTCATCAAATCGGAAAAGATCGAATCAAAGAAAAAGACTGCCTCACTGGAAGAATTCGAATGCGATATTTGTCGGGCCAACCTTTATCTATCGCTGATCCGGGTAAAAATCATTAGCGATGACGAATCGGTGGATGATGAGGATCGTATCTACTGTCTGAAACATGGGATTAAGTTTCTTTCGGATAGTCGTCTGCCAGCCAAGTTCTGTCAGTTAGCCTACACTTACTCGTTGGAGGATATCGAGGATTTACTGCGCAAACTGCAGGATCGAGTCGCCAACCGGAAGACACCCAAAGTTGCAGCCAGCGGTAGTGCCAGCGGGGGAGGACGAGGTAAGTCTTCGCTTCATCTTGCTTCCACGTCTTCTCAGTCTTCTTCTTCATATCAAGCGCCTAGTCACAGTAAATATGCCGGAATGGCAACAATGCTGAAATAA